GAACAGATGGACAAAAGTActagggagagaaaaagagatactGAATTAGAGTTTAAGCGCAGCTGAAGACACCTGCAAAAGTCAGCCCCCCCAACGTCTTCCCCTCTAGCATCGTTTTTTTAACATGCCAAAGAGCAGCAATACTTCGGCCAAGTAATTCGGAACAAAAATCCTTACCATTTAACTACACAACTTTGCGTGAGCACAATATTTGAAACATCCCCTCAACAGGTAACCTCCTGGATAGGTGTATCCGGCTCCAGAAGGCAGAAGTGTGCTATCTGAAACTGTACCTGGAGCCTTCTCCAAAAACCAGCTTCGCTTTTGCACCCGAAATTTGGCTTTTCCCTAAACCAGACGACCTCGTTTGTCAGTGACTTGCAGAGCACTAACCAAAAGTCAAAAGAGCAGACAGCTCCAACTGAGATGAAGGAAGCATGAGCTGCTCGCAGCTACTcaagaactgtttaaaaaaaaaaaaatgctagtctTGCAGGGAATTAAGAAGCTTCATCCAATTATTTTCTGAGCGTAAGGTAGGTTGAGACGGATTAATTGTGGAACAGCATTCAAAATGAATCAAGAAAGCGCAGCTTACTGCGCTCATACCAACCACAAAGCCCTGAACTTCAAAGTTTCCCTATAAATATATATCCCAGAAGCCACATCCCATTCATATGGCACCGCTCAGTGTACTGTCAACCTTCATCCCTATCCGGAGCCAGGAGAGCGCCTACAAAGCTACCAACAGCACGGGGCGCGTTCCTACATTCACACCGAAGTAGGAGGGATGAGGAGGCAGCGAGTTATAAGCAAAGCACAACGGGACAACACTACATGAGGCCCGTCAGGGATGTCTTGCCCCCTTCCCCGAGAAATGCCAAGCATTCCCTTGTATTCTTTCTCTCAGCCTGTTTGGATCACGCGGTGCCGCTCCGTATGTCCcttcggcaacagcagcagcagcggagTTGTCACAGCACATCCCCCAAGCGAGCtggaggtgccagcagcctgaaGTTTGAAGGCACTAAACACAAAGCTGATCGAACTTCCATGGGTCGCTGCTGGCTgcggagcaggaggcagagctacCGCACCGAGACCTCAGCTGGGAAGCGAGAGAGCACCGCCGGCAATTCCACCGCTctgtttgggggcaggggggtgccattttttttttttggttaaaatagTTTAAAGCCAAGATTACAAAACAAAGAACAGCCAGATACAGCCAGAGAGAAAGGGGAGAACAAGTTGCAAGAGACCTTTAATACCGAGTCCAATcctaaacctagcactgccaagtccaccactaacccatgtccccaAGCGCCACATCTAtgcgtcttttaaatccctccagggatggcgactccaccactcccctgggcagcctgttccagtgtttgataacccttccagtgaagaaatttcttcctaatatccatcctaaacctcccctggcgcaacttgaggccgttccctcttgtcccatcacctgttccttgggagaaaagactgaccccccccggctaccccctcctttcagggagctgtagagagcgagaaggtctcccctcggcctccttttctccaggctgaacacccccagctccctcagccgctccccacaggacttgtgctccagacccctcaccagctccgttgcccttctctgggcacgctccagcacctcaaggtcttttttgtggggagaggcccaaaactggacaccgcactcgaggtggggcctcaccagtgctgagtccagggggatggtcactgccccagtcccgctggccacactattcgtgacacaggccaggatgctgttggcacTCTTGGCCAATATTCATGTAAACTGgaaaagattttcaaagcagGACAAAAGCGAAAGCTTCACTAGGTCTTAACTGAGCTACTCACTGAGCGATGAGAACACCAAGAACTCAGAAACCCACTTAGTTCACTTTTCCCACATACTTCCGTAGCCGCTTCAGTAAGAACTATCAATTTCAAGTTAAATGCTTCTAGAACAAGTTTAGTAACAAACTGTTCCTGATTTAAGTGaccagatttctttttctagaacAAAGAACCACCTTTTCCTGATTTTCTATGGCACACTTGTGAAAGAGTTAAGGGCCTAATTATTCTCCACCATCAAGCGACACTCACGCCATTTATTCAACTCCTCCTCAGAACACAGCTTCAGAGTGcgaagatttttattttgtgctggAAGCACATAGAAGCTGCTAGTCCTGAACTGCTGTCCCTTAGCAAGGGACGCAGCACGTTTAGCACCTGTAGCACTTTCTATCAGCTTCGGCACTggttttcccccccacacacacatacactgatAAAACTCACACTCGTGTTCAGCAGCGGGAATCTCTCTGCCACCTTACACCCAGCCGCTGCTGGTCAGTTTAGCTTCAAACACAGTCATTTCTCCAGCTATTTTCCTGCAGCTCCTTGCTCTGTGTTTGCCAGGCTCCACTGCTCTGCCCACTGAAGCTCCTTCAGCTGGTACGATGAGTAAAACAGGTAACATCTGTCCCCTCCCTTTATCACAAGCCACAGGAAATCCAATCAAAGTTTTCTGGTCAACTATTAGAACTACTCCCTCATGTTTTATCTTACCACACTCCTTTAATAACCAAGGACATTTTCAAACGCGATGGCTCTCCTTTCGTCACCAGAACCAAGCTGCAAGTCCATCCAGTcccctctgcctgccttccccagccaccaTCCTGCCCCCTTTCCCCACCGCTCGTGGTCCTGGCTCGGAGCGAAGCGCGCAAGGAAGAACATCAGCCTTGCACAACCCACACCACCAACTGCTGTAAGCACCAGCCCAGACAAAGGCGGTGCTCGGGTGTTGGTCAGCACCGGCACCGGTGACAGCCGGGGTGCTGCTTTGTGTCCTCCAGCTGCAAATCTGCCTCAAACAGCACCTCAAAACCAGGCAGAGTTAGCCCCTGTTCCAGTCTAGGAGTTTTAGTCCTTGGTTTACAGGCTATCAACACGAGGGTATCGCTGCTACTCgctggccattaaaaaaaaaaaatcccatgctgCTAATACTCTTTACTAAAACGGTCTGTGGTTTGTTAGAACTCAATCAGTAGCTTAAATGCTTCCCATGATGAATTTTGGCAGTCTAGTCACTTCAAAAAAAACATTTATGGATTTCATTCCTCAGCAGTTCGCTTGTTTGTGTAAGTATTACTTCAAAAACCTCGACTAAAAATGGGACACAATTATTTGGCTTCAAGCTGCACTGCCACATTCAGCTGCTCTGTATTATTTTTGCAAGTCTTCATTAATCAAAACTATTCTCCATTCTGCTTGCTCTCGCTGATAACTTCACATCTTTCCCATTTTATCGGTATAGCCtcagcaagaaaaacatttttaagtgaGTTATCTAAACCAGTTTAATTTTAATAGCCTGCTGGAGCCAGTTATTGATCCAAAATAAACTGAAGAAGTTTCTCTCCCGAGGTTTTCCACCAGAACGCGGCATACGTGCGTGTCTTTTAGACCAACCAGTGTAAGCAGCCTGCGGAACACTACGAGAAGGCCCTTGGAAAAAGGTACCGTCTCATAAAAAGTTTAAGGAgccaagaggaaagaggaaataatCCTTTAAAGTGCGAGTTGTGTATAGGAGTTCTTTGATGCATCACAGTAACTAATTAAACCAACACTGTGGAACAGAGAGAATCAAGTATTATTGCAATGAATTTCACAGCAAAGCCTTAACGCTTACTAGTCAAATGACCACAACATTAGTAGAAGGCAATTTAACAATAGTTCCCAAAACCCAACTTTTGTAACCACAGAATCGGGTTGAGTAACTACACAAAGACAGGGAAGTGACACTGCTCCACACCTCGTCCTACTCATCCCGCGTGACCACAGGGCAAGGCTGTTCTGGTCGTATCAGTTCCAGAGCATCCCTTTGAGTCTTCCACTGAAGGAGATACAGAAGCGCACACTCTTCAGAATTTAAGTTGGGATTTTTGTCACTAATAGCAAAACAGGTAAGTATTACTTCCCATTGACTGAAGGGGTTCAAGTACAGAGTTAGTTCTCATCTCCTCATTCTTAGCTGTCAAAGCAGTCCAGGCTGTAGCAAAACATTAAGCAATTTAAAACAGAGTTTCAAGTTCCCTTTCATTCAAAAACTGGGTTTGcttcagctttgttttatttcaccaATCACACAGCCTATTTAACTCCAATACTTCAACTGCGATCCCCATCCAGCTATTGCAGGCAACGAAAACAGCTTATCCCTTACTGGGCTTCCTACTGCTGTGGACTGGCACGGACCGAGTACTTCACAACCACCAAGGAACTGGAAGAACCAAACTAACCAAGCAGGAAGACTGCTAACGAAGTGTTTCTTGGAAAGTAATGGGCTTAGCTTCCCTGTAGAGCAGTGATACAAATGCATTCTCATCAAGCAGAACGATCACTTAACATCAAGAATGCTCCAGAAACGTGCTCTCTGAGGCAAAGCGAGGCTTACCAGTGCAACGCAGCACAACCCTGACCCAAGTTTCCACTGCAAGACTTCCCTTTACAGAGTACGTAACACTCCAAAATTCCAGGACAATCTCAAGGCAGCTCCTCTGTGCAGAGGATCATGCCATTTACAGCCCGTCAACAAGGAACGGCTACAGTTTATCACTGCCTGATCCACCTCGTCTCCTCAGCAGGCTTCTGTGCTGTGCTCTTACACCATTAAGAGTAGCCTGCCATTTCTGATGAGTAATTTCATCTTCCTGGTTCTACCACACCTCAGACTGGCAGTGCGGGTAGATGCAAATTCAATATGTAAACTCCATGGCGGAGTTTCTTTTGCTATGAAGCAGCTCAGTCATTAGTCGGGACAATTCATGAAGTCAGCTCTCCGCAGATCCTTCCAACAATAGCCGAATGAGCAATACGTAAAACCATCTAAACCACTACCTGTCTCCTGGAACATCTATTGGCCCGTAGGAATCTAAGAGGCACATCAACGCTCTGGAACTCAGGAGGTGAACAGActcttttttaaaagccacaagTGCTCAGCTCCAGTTGGAGGGAATAAGCTCCACAGCCAGAAGACGAACGTCTTCCCTAGAGTGTCAACAGGAGAAGGAAGCCAAGAGGTGCTAGCAATTTATACATGGCAATTAGCTTCCGTTGATGAAGTGCACCACACAGCTATGACACACCCTCGCACGTCCAGAGCACGTAGTTGCAGCCGAAAGTTGTCTTTAGGAGTCACAAGCAGCTGTGTACAAGCCACAGTGTTTAACACACCCTTCCGCAAGTTGTGTTGATTTTTCAAGTCAACTGGGCTAAGCTGAGTTCCACAGAAGCTCACCAGTCCAggtcaccactgaaaaaaattctatttaagCCTTGTTAGGGCACAATACAAGACCCAAAAGCTATACCTTCTGGTTTTCTTAGATACCAGCGCTAGAAAGGCTAGTATGAGTTCTGCCCTATCACCCTGTACTGAGACAGTCATCCCCGTTAATCAAGAAGTATAGAGAAGCCTGAGACATGACAGGCAAGACGCTGACTTCCAAAAGACTGCCAAAAGCAGCTGATTACTATCTCCACTTTCCCAACGCAGAAATCATCTTCCAAATGCAAAACGCAAAGCCTTCCATTTGTTTGCAGAGCCTGAACAGGTCTAACATCTGTCACTTCCAGCCGTCCCCTTAATACAGGGTCCCAGCCACTATTGATACTACTATTTAAATCTACCTGGAATTGCAAACAAAACTTGCTCCAGTAAAGCGCTCACCTATGGGACActtcaggagaaggagaagcaacTGAGGAGCAATGAAATCTCCAGCTGAATCACAGCAGGGAGATAGAAAGCAAGCATCAATTCTTCCAAGGTAATGAGCTACCCaggaaaaaagacatctgaaCTGGTCGTGTTCTGATTCACCAGCCATTGGGTGCAGTTACTGCTCTTGGAAGAAAAGAGCCAATTTAGAATTCATCTAAAAGGGTTTTTCGGGCACCGAGCAGCTTAGGTCAAAAAGAGATCATGAGTGAAAGCCTTAGCGCTCTCCTTGAAGACCCCTGCTACCTCAACTTCTGCATTAAAGGCAAAGAGCGTATTACTAAATCAGCAGAATGAGGGGAATAGACGAGatgccttcttttaaaagaaattactccTATAGACTCAACTCCTGCATGGAGCAAAACGCCCCAGACGACCCCAAGCCAGTCTCCTCCCAATAAAGGAAGGTCCACCTCTAAGGAAGCGCCAGTGAAGTTTTTGTTACAGTACCAAGACAGTCCCTTTGTGTGCCAGACTGTCAGGACAGCAGGATGATACTTCCTCAGCTATCTGTCCTGGCTGAAGTCACACAGTACTCCCAAGATCACCGTATAACCTAAAAGCTCACGCGCTGCCACGGAGCACTGAGATACAACAGGGAAGTACCAAGTCTCGCGCACCATGCCAGTGTCACGAGCTCCCAGCACTGGAAGCAGCCCATCCTGCCTGCTAGGCCCCAGGTGAATGACAAATACTACGCCAGGAAGTTCTTTCTATGCAAAGCAATTTGACACCCTCCCGCAGACCAGGCCACAGGCTCTGACAGCGCTGTGCTTTTTGATCCACCTCATGCAGCCAAGTTGCTGAATACGAAAGTAAAGTTTGTCGGCTCAGGTTTAATTCAGCCTGCTACTCTGGGGATTATGAAACATCTCCGTTAGCGTAAATTTGAATTTCGGACACATACCGCTGCTGAGGAATTCTTAGTTCCATTTCAGAGGCTTTATCCAGCTGTCCTGCTTCTCACACCAGCTAGGGCTAACGACAGCCTGACAGCCAAAAGCCTCCACGCTGAGGTCCATTAGATCTCCATTCCTCAAAAATAGGAAGAAAGCTGACTCCTGGAAGGAGTATTTGCCTGTACAATCAATACATTTGAGCTTCAGGCCCCAGACCCTTCCAACTTTTGAGGCATACGGTTGTGTTATCAGCACTGACAAACATTATGCTTTTGACATTACAACACAACtgaaaacaccaccacccaacaAGTTCAAGTGTTAGCGTCCAAACAGCAGGCTTCTGTCTGTGAATGAGCAAAATGCATCCAAGAAAATTAAAGCAACTCCAGACTCTGCTCGAGTTAAATCCTATTTCTTAACCATAATCCCATTCCAAACTCTTCCAGCGATCTTACCTAGTCTCACAGGAAGTGTACCTTTAAATCTGAGCAGTTTAAACTTCTTGCTTCAAAGCAACTTGAATTCCTGCTAAGTCAGTTCAACAATTTCTGGtgacaagagaagaaaagttaAGTTTTGCCCTGTGCATCACAggctggttgaggttggaaggggcctctggacgTCATCttctccaacccccctgctcaggcagggccacctgGACCCATGTCCAGGAGCCTTTTGAATACCTCAAAGGACAGagaccccacagcctccctgggcaacgtGTGCCAGTgatcagtcaccctcacagtaaaaaaaaaaaaaaaaaatatgcattttctgaTGTTCACCAGGgccctcctgtgtttcagtttgtaccTGGGGTCTCTTGTCCTCTcaactgggcaccactgagaagagcctggctctatcccctctgcaccctccctgcaggtatttatatacactggTAAGATCCCCCggagcctcctctcctccaggctgaacagtcccagccaCCCCAGCCTGTCCTCCTGAGATATACTCCAGTCCCTTCACATTCCTGaaccttcactggactctctccaatacATCCACATCTTTTGTCGTGGTTTGGtccagactggccactgagacgagactcaaaccaggacactcgttctctgcagcccagccctggacacagtgctccaggtccAGCTCCACCAGTGCCGAGCAGAGGAAGATCACCTTCCGCCCCTGGTGGTGACACCCCCATAGCGCAGCCCGCTTTGCAGCCAGGACAATGTCTGGGAAGATACACATGTGGCTACGTTAAAGCAGCGAAAGAATTGAAATGCAAGAATAAAAGTTGCCCATACAACCCTAACTCAGCACATACGTAGAGACTGACATGACAAAGTCATGTCCCTCCCACATCATTTGGTTAAGGACTACAACAGGCAAATTAAAAGCCAAGAGGACACTCCAGAAACCAGCTTCCTGATTTCGAAGACTGCCCTGTGAAGGTCACGTTCATTTTGGTTGCTGGATACTTGGGAGTTCCCACCCAGTAAGGCGATTCTCAAACGCCTGCAAGAGCGGCGCCACAGAAGAGTCACGCTGCACGCGGAAGAGTTTGAACAGCACGAGCCAAACTCTGGCGTGAACGAGACTGAAGTTACCCACTGCCATCCACCAGGCAGGGGCTTCCAACGCACTTCAGATAAGCCCCACATTTCCTTAGGTATAAAATACAGTGGGGAGAAGTGGGAGGGCACAGGGCAAGTCAACCTGACCCTTACCGAAGTATTCAGCTTGGTATTAACTCTTGCACATCCACTCACCAAATTCAAGAGAAAGGGGGattccccccccaaaatggctAAAGACTTACAGGGATTCTTATTTATGCAGACTTTGAGATAACGTTTTTAATTTAAGCCTACGCATTCTGCTTAAGCTTTGGAGTTTACATTAACCACCAAGGTGTTTAATATTGtattttgagattatttattCTAAAATACATATTCCTTAAGGAACACTTACTTCAGAACTACTAATTCAAGCAAGTTAGCTATTACGGAATCACGGAaccacagaatttcagagttggaagggacctctagagatcatccagtcccactcccctgctaaagcagggctgcccagagcacgttactcaggactgcgtccaggcgggtcttgaaagtctccagagaaggggactccacaccctccctgggcagcctgttccagggctctgtcaccctcaccgtaaagaagttttctCTCTTATTTGATCGGAACTtgctatgttccagcttgtgcccgttacccctcgtcctgttactgggaaccaatgaaaagagtctggctccatcctccttcagtgCTGTTCTCCCAGTTCCTCAGAACCCCTTTTAACAAGTCTAGGAGGGGCAAACATTCAGAAAGATAGAACACAACACCCAGATGCCCATCACCCCTACTGTCATAGCCAAGATCACTTTATCAAATTGCTTACAGAGGGAGAGAAACTTCCTTATTTATTTAGCTGGCTGAAATAAGACTGCTCCAACACCACTCAGGGCTCTGCCACCTTACCCAGCAaagagggcaggggcaggctcGCAAACCAGGTCCTCCAGTTGTCCTCTGGAGCAGCCTACCGTCCTCCGGAGCACCAGGGGCCAAGACCTGTACCGCTTCACTGAAATGACTAAGTAACACTAACatgatttttcacattttctttccccaCCAAAAGTGGCACTACAGATTAAAAGGAAGTCACTGCGTGCCCCTTCACCTTTCCCCTTACAGGTGAGGGTGAAAAACATGTTCATGTACCACACATTAAGTGCAACGCAACGCCTGGCCCATGCGAGCTGCTGACAATGCTGCCATCAGACGCCTCAGGAGGAGGAAGCTGTGTATGAGAAGCTGTTTCCTACAAGAACTGTTTCTAGTCTTCCCCAATTTCTCTATCAGTAAAgaaagtacactttttttttttaaaaaaaaagctgtgttctAGTTACCTGCttacagattttttaaatttaaacaccTTGCTCCCAATAGCATCCCCTTTTAAAGAGTGACAAAATTTAGGAAACACTCTAGGAAATCTACATTACAAATACTATAAATAACCAAAGTCTTTACTCAGTTTTAATTATCTAACCCAACAGCTTTTCCTACTAGCAACACAATTTATTCCTCGATAAGGCTATCAGAGTTACTATAGAGCTGAAACAGCCCCGAAGTCTACAAAGACACAGTTCCAAACTGACTGAAAATGAGATTTCCACCCTAAATGATGGAAGTTGCCTTTGTGGCATTTATTTATACTTGCTGAAAATGGAAATGCTTCTTTTACGTATCAGCTCTTGCCTCTTACGAAGCCGAGGTCTGCTTTCTGACGGGACATCCCTCTTATTTGAGGGCGGTATTCCGAATTTCTGTGAAACCACCCATAAAAATTTCTTTTGCTGCCTTTAATTCCTTCATGAAACGAACACCGAGGCAACTCGGACAGGATTGTTTTCTCGCTGGTTACACCTGTATGGGTTTTGTGCTATATGAAGAAGAGTTTGTGCTTTCACATGAACACTTCTGCACCGAGTGAGAAGCGATCGACAATATCAGACACCTGATTTCAGGGAGCAGATGGTAAGAGGGAGACAGGGCGATAGAAGGGCCACAGTGATCCCATGGCTTACTCTAAGCCACAAGGATGCAGTTGGAAGAGgatgaggggaaaacaaaaaatatttcaaggtaGAGAACAGAAGGAGACGAAGGCCTTAAGAGCATACCGCAACTATATTTGGGTTGCAAAATTAATGTTAAGATATATTTTGTGAGTGACTAAAGATGACAGTCATTAACAGGCTGTTCGCTGATGCCCTGTAACCTAGCCTCTTAAATCCTCGCCCCATCTTTTTCCAACTGTCCTAATTCCAGACTATCCTCCAGTATTTCAGATGTGCCATCTATCACCCCACTGCCTATCCAGTCATTTTAGACTCTCTAAAACAAATGAAAGTAAGACACCACATCAAATTACATATCCTCCAACTCTAGTATTCTAACCAATTAGACAGCAATTTAATCAAAACATAAGGGATGTCAGTACTTAGTGCTTTTAACAGTAGCTAGTACTTGACTGAAAGCTTTTGTAAGGAAAGCTGCGCCAAACCTGACAATCGTCTTCCCTTTACTGACATCATTGCCTCAGTTCTTTCAACTCCCAGTGAGGGAGGAACTTTTGGGAGTTCAGTAAAAGGGAGACAGCTATGATGTGCAAGGGAGTCATCTGTCTAAACCAAAAAGCATCTGGGAACATGACATGTAGTTGGAGAGAAGAATTACAGGCAACAGAACAGCCTCATAGAGCTGGGACACAGTGCGAAGGCTGCCGTAATTAAATAGGTGATATCTGCAGCATTTAATTACAAAGTGTGAAGCTACAAAAATGAAGTGGTCAGGACACAGTCCATGCACAGAAGagaccaaaaatattttcaattgcTATGGCTAGATCTACAAACCATAGGTCTACACTTTCAATAGCCAGAAAAACCAATAAAATTCAACCCCAAGTCTTCCTTTAAGGGCTTTAAAAATCTCCTATTTGCAATAAATAACATGAAAACTGCCCTACCCGGCAAACGATATATTCCAGTGGCGCAAAAGCTGATGCAGTTTACAGGGACTAAGAtgtttttagcttaaaaaaaaattaagatagtGCAAGCTAGTtaagttttaaaacatgtttaagTAGTCCATGTCATTGAAAGTTTTGTTAAAAGTGACCAACATGGAGCTCTGATGTTCCCTTGAAAAGCagacttctctctcttttttttttttttttaagatgacaaaaatcaaagcaggtTTAGCATGTTTTAAAGGCCACTTGAAATCTTCCATTGTCATGTACTAGGTTTTATTTGGAGGGTTTggttttaaggggtttttttggtttttagtttAAGCATTTAGACTCTGAGGCAAGGTGGCAAGACAATATACTTGGTATAGTTAAGACTTATCTGATCCCTGGGCAAATTTGAGTGGTCTCCCCATGGCCACAGGGAAATCAGACGTCCAGAGCATCCTGCGCCCATCAACTGGCCGCAAGCCAGATGTGGAGTCACAAGGATTGAAGTAGCGACCACAGAAACGGTTGACAGCAGGAACGCAGCAGTTTTTACATTCAAAATCCCAATCAGTAATTCGTTTCAGCAGAGTAAAATTAAATGAGCATTGGAGGTACCTTTTGAAATAGTTAGTGCTGGGGACCACTGTGATCGTAGAATATCAAGACAAATGCTGCCATTACTGTTAATATTTGGATGATAGATTCTTGTTGTAAATGCAAcctgcagaagaaggaaaatgtcaGTGTGGGCTCACAAATGTACATCACACCACACGGTAATGAACGGATTTACAGTACAAGCCACTCACCTTAGGTGGTTTGAAGGGATAATCTGTTGGGAAGTGAATCGTCAAGAAAAATACTCCACCTTGATAGGGACTGTCATTCTGTTAATGAAAAAGAATCATTGCAGCTTGAGAAGTTATTACAAGATGACCGGTCATAAAGAGCTATGAACATCGATTCTCTCATACTTACTGGTCCCATTATTGTAGCTTGCCAATGGaacactgaaaaagagaaagatttactTCAGTTTGGAGAAGCTCAAGTAATGAACTACTTAATTCCagacaaagcagcaaagaaaagtctattttaaaaacaaagccttcTGAAAGGCTGCAGGGAAGCAAGCCAAAAATATGAAACAGAGACAGGGCAAAGTACCCAACGCTCCCCATTCACTCGGTCCACACTTTGGGACTGCTGTGGTAGTACACACACGTCATGCCCTGCAAAAAATTCCTTTACCATCAAACAGATAGCTACAGTCAACATTTCAGACCCGACAGATTTGTGAGTTCAGCTTTGTTGTTTCCAATGAAGTCCCTGAACCAAAGCCCAGTTTCGAATGATGTCCCTCTTAGAGTAAGCTACAGCAAGGGTACAATATGAACTCATGCCATTCTTAGCTAGGATCTCTCCTACGCAGATCCTCAGTTCAACGGAGAGTAAGCCTAAGCTCTGTACATACCATAGGTAAAGAGGCAGCCTAAGCCAGTGGTATCTTGACTGAATATTTAAGCTTAGTCTCCACAAAGGCTTCAAGATTTCattaaagcagcagaaagcaataCAAGTCTTAAGAGAACGCGAAAATGACAGTCTGCTCAATACTCAGGACCAGGACGTGCTAGTACACACTTTGGGTTAAATGGACAAAAATTAAATCTCACTCGTATGCATCTGTCCAAGAGAACATCTTAATCTGGTAATACAGATGATTCATGAAGAATGTCTTTATGCTGCAGAACATAAGGAAAATAATCAAAGCTGTTAATCTGTACGAGGCATGTCAGGAAGTTCTGGGGGTTCCCGCGTTCTCCAAAGGCTCTA
This is a stretch of genomic DNA from Larus michahellis chromosome 11, bLarMic1.1, whole genome shotgun sequence. It encodes these proteins:
- the UBE2D2 gene encoding ubiquitin-conjugating enzyme E2 D2 isoform X4; the encoded protein is MALKRIHKELNDLARDPPAQCSAGPVGDDMFHWQATIMGPNDSPYQGGVFFLTIHFPTDYPFKPPKVAFTTRIYHPNINSNGSICLDILRSQWSPALTISKVLLSICSLLCDPNPDDPLVPEIARIYKTDREKCDQ
- the UBE2D2 gene encoding ubiquitin-conjugating enzyme E2 D2 isoform X3, whose product is MALKRIHKELNDLARDPPAQCSAGPVGDDMFHWQATIMGPNDSPYQGGVFFLTIHFPTDYPFKPPKVAFTTRIYHPNINSNGSICLDILRSQWSPALTISKVLLSICSLLCDPNPDDPLVPEIARIYKTDREKYNRIAREWTQKYAM
- the UBE2D2 gene encoding ubiquitin-conjugating enzyme E2 D2 isoform X5 translates to MFHWQATIMGPNDSPYQGGVFFLTIHFPTDYPFKPPKVAFTTRIYHPNINSNGSICLDILRSQWSPALTISKVLLSICSLLCDPNPDDPLVPEIARIYKTDREKYNRIAREWTQKYAM